ggttTGGTAGTAAAAATATGCTAGTGACTATGACGATGATGACCACTCACCATCTTTGTCCAGCAGCTTCAGCAGCCGTTGTCGCGCGATGTGCCTCAGGTCGGCAGCGCCCAGCTCTTGCAACAGTATGGCGGAGTTGAGCAAGGCTTGCTCGTGCTCTGGCTCCAGCTCCAGCGCTTTGTCCAAGTACGCGAGCGCTTGGGACGCTTTGCCTTGCTCTAGTAACACTACGCCcaactgaaattaaaaagaaacaattaaaaattaaattaattaaaaaatattgggaTACCCGCGATAGGTCTTATCTATCTGTCATTAACTGGTACGAAGTTAATGAAACTGCTGTCAAATCGTTAAGGCCAAGGGTCCCAAACTGTTTTGGGGTGTGTTGGAAGGGTTATCGAGTCAATTTATAGACTTCATTGACACCCCAAAACATCAATCGAAATCGACTTCTAGGATCGATATTTACCATTCTGGGAATCCATGGATTAGGCCGTAAACCTTGTCAAAGAATTAGTCATAAATAGCTGTACTTTAAGCCTACAAGattaaatggttttatttttaatttaagcttGCTGTTACAATATGgaactaatttattattttaacgagTCCCTAAtatcctttaaaatattttttgatcttAACACTTACATTATAGTATATATCCGGATTGCCACTGTCATACAACAGAGCCCTCTCATACACCTCTTGGGCCTCCTTTGTCCTATTCAATTTGATCAAAATATCCCCCCTATTTATATACGCCTGCGTATAGTCTGCCCTCATGCTGATCGCTTGTCTGTACAACATGTCTGCCTCTTCCAATCGCGTAGCATTTTTAGAAATCAAATTGGCAAGATTCAGGAATACGTTCAAATGATTAGGAGCTATTCTTGCTTGGTAGGATTCTCCAGGCTTTGCTTTTGGTAGTAAAGATTTAGCTTTCACGTAAGCTTCTTCAGCATCTTGGTATTGTCCGAGATGATTGAATGTTCTCCCAACGTTTATGTGAGCGCCGACGTCGTCTGGTTGCACGCTTACGGCTGTTTTGAAGAATTCTAACGCCTCCTCGTATTTGCCGTCGGCTTCTAAGGCGTGGCCGACGTTGTTGTACAGTTTGGCGTTGTTTTTGTTCACCTGCAAATAGATcagacaaagaaaatattaccttaaaatatacTGAAAGCGAGTGAAAAAACGGagattttttaaacaacaatattagtcagaaaatactgaaattaaaaattgttaatttattaagtaaacaTAGAAGTATTTTCGGAGTTGTTTCAGTAGGTCCAGACATTACCCCTTCGTATATTTGTCTTGGGAGTTTGCGACTgggatgcgtaaaagcatttctCCCCAAAAGATTACCTTCTATAACCTCGCAAACTTTACCACTTAATAGTATCTATACTCACTTTAAGTCCCGAAGCGAAAATTGAGTATTCAGTCTTCCAGTCCCAGTTCCTGACGTAAGTCTTAGCACTAAACGCCAACAGGAGGAATACCAGCGAGGCGGCGGCTAGCTTGGCGCGTTCCTTGGCCACCAGCCTCCAGCCGTGCGCCACCAGCAGGCACCAGCCCATGGAGGGCATGTATAGCACTCTCTCAGCCACCACGAAGCCCACGGGAAAGAATAGGTTGGACGCGGGCAGAAATGGTAGTACGAGGAGTGCCAGCCCCTGGAATAGCAACAAGAAACAAGTGATGGTAAACTAAGGGTTTCAATAGTATATTGACTTTATTATTATGcagaaagtaaataaatctaatgGCAATATGGACATATACTCGTAATTCGACAGTAATCCAATTGTGcaattattaagttaatatttCCTGAAGATTGTAAAGTTGTGGGTACGTATTTAGTTACATCCATTGAGATGGATATGTTACTCGTAATAGTGAAATTCATtaaaagtgatatttaattcgaATCAGCGGGTGCATAGATCtcacaattaaaaatttaaatcgttAGTTTTCAAGcacctttaaaaaaaagtcaagttagaataatttattttgtagtgATAGTAGTTTCCACCGGAAGGAAAATCGAAAAGTTACGGATAAATGAGTATCGTCAGATCCAATTGTCTCCGATCATCTTTCCCAATAATAGTCTTGGcttactagaaaaaaaaaattatcataccATTGACAGAGCTGAGGAGCGAGTTCTTAAGGCATGAAAGGCCGCTGCTATCAACACAGTGGCCAAGGCAATGGTGGCGAGGTTCCTCGGGTCCCTCCACGATCGTAGCAGCGCCACCGTGCCCATGGTCCAGTCGCAGCAGAGCGCCTCCGGCAGAGCGAGCAGCCAGGCGTTCAGTGCGGGCAGATACGCGAAAGTTAAGTGTCTGTGGAAGTcaacagattaaaaaatatgttattgttaCGTCACCTGTGCAGTGGTGTGAGTTTTTACCTAGGGTTAGACACTCAAAAGTTTCTTCTTCAATACAGTTTCCTCAGGGTacatttttgcatttttaaagtgcagacaataaaaaaaaagctcccTGTGGCAGATCTAAGAAGTCCAACCGCCTTTTTGGTCCAGTGATTAGTCTTCGTAGGTAGGTAGTCGGGTTATGAAACATTGTGTTTTTTCTTGCTTTCAAAAACTACTCAGTAAAAATTCCCGGActtgggaagttggtgatgcTATACCCTTGTACCTCGGAGAGCAACGGTAAGTCTTAGCttagcttttttaacgtcctttataaaagctctcgtgcgagtGAGGGCTTAGTCAaggcattggaacagcgtggttgGCCCATATCCTTGGCCCCTCAGAAGGCTGACAATGATTATGATGGTATATGATATATACCTGGCAGGAGGCGCTGCAGCTCCGGCAGGGTTGTCAAACCGCGTGAACACCGGCAGCTGCGCGCCCATGACGTGCAGTCGCGCCGCCAGCAGCGCCAGCGTGGCACAGCACACGGTGGCCACGCGGCGCGCCGCCTCGCCGCACGCGCAGCCCCAGCCGCCCTTGCCCCAGTACTCGAACCACGGCCGCCCGTTGTTGCTGCCTTTGCGCTGACAAACAAAACATTCACCACATTAACGAACATAAATAAACACATTGAAAGCACAGTTTTGGTCGAGAACATCAAGCGTGTCGCAGAGAagcgctggatgctggcggctcaagatcgttttgtttggaggtccatgcaaaaggttatgtccagcagtgggataatgatgatgatttttttttattctttactagttagcccttgactgcaatctcacctgatggtaagtgatgatgcagtctaagatgacagcggactaacttgttaggaggatgatgtaaatccacaccccttttggtttctacacggcatcgtaccggaacgctacatcgcttggcggtacgtctttgccggtagggtggcaactagccactgTCGAAGGCTCTCACCAGCCAAAAGAATAAACTCATTTGTTTTAAGCaggcttacaagcacttttgagcACGTCAGGTTATAACAGAAGCCGATTCTAA
This window of the Bicyclus anynana chromosome 6, ilBicAnyn1.1, whole genome shotgun sequence genome carries:
- the LOC112049285 gene encoding protein O-mannosyl-transferase Tmtc3, with product MDRVSGVCRFGGVVSAVRTRTGRSRRRLAGSTPAVEELPEAPRRGLGAVLVLACIVVYHNSLYCGFVFDDISAIKENRDLRPQTPISNIFLNDFWGTPIHKEQSHKSYRPLTVLTFRWNYAVHGLQPAGYHLVNLLLHALVSLLYYRVCAMFLPEFASFVAAMLFAVHPIHSEAVTGVVGRAEMLSSVFFLGALLCYARAASRRRYTDWRYVVACTACVGVAMLCKEQGITVTAVCVVYELFVAQKRKGSNNGRPWFEYWGKGGWGCACGEAARRVATVCCATLALLAARLHVMGAQLPVFTRFDNPAGAAAPPARHLTFAYLPALNAWLLALPEALCCDWTMGTVALLRSWRDPRNLATIALATVLIAAAFHALRTRSSALSMGLALLVLPFLPASNLFFPVGFVVAERVLYMPSMGWCLLVAHGWRLVAKERAKLAAASLVFLLLAFSAKTYVRNWDWKTEYSIFASGLKVNKNNAKLYNNVGHALEADGKYEEALEFFKTAVSVQPDDVGAHINVGRTFNHLGQYQDAEEAYVKAKSLLPKAKPGESYQARIAPNHLNVFLNLANLISKNATRLEEADMLYRQAISMRADYTQAYINRGDILIKLNRTKEAQEVYERALLYDSGNPDIYYNLGVVLLEQGKASQALAYLDKALELEPEHEQALLNSAILLQELGAADLRHIARQRLLKLLDKDATNERVHFNLGMVCMDEGDAECAERWFRAAVHLKPDFRSALFNLALLLADRRRPLEAAPFLKQLVKHHPDHVKALVLLGDIYINSVKDLDAAESCYRRILELEPDNVQALHNLCVVAVERGNLAVAEDCLTRAATLAPHEHYIQRHLAVVRARRAAAISPTPPAKPPALSATTEVRARWNYIPQQPPDPHETDPS